From one Mytilus trossulus isolate FHL-02 chromosome 10, PNRI_Mtr1.1.1.hap1, whole genome shotgun sequence genomic stretch:
- the LOC134687259 gene encoding complement C1q-like protein 3 isoform X1: protein MACSGFIFVLFVLTGVSVGVDASCNAKRGKTTCVTEDLLEMLIRINSRKSGSDENIKSAFYASLKGDVSLSDSNKVLKFEDVRVNRGRGYDSSTGIFTATRDGLYHFSCVIYGDRGDDIGYQLNKNESIYVKGYSNNGAYEASTLSVLMELKKGDRVYIQHRHKGNTDKVIGSDHSSFGGYFLQE from the exons ATGGCATGTTCAGGCTTcatctttgttttgtttgttcttaCTGGTGTTTCGGTAGGCGTTGATGCTTCCTGTAATGCAAAAAGAG gaaAAACAACATGCGTTACGGAAGATCTTCTGGAAATGCTAATTAGAATTAATAGTCGGAAAAGTGGGAGTG atgaaaatataaaatctgcTTTCTACGCCTCACTAAAAGGGGATGTCTCTTTATCCGATTCAAACAAAGTGCTAAAATTTGAAGATGTACGGGTGAATAGAGGTAGAGGATATGACTCCTCTACTGGTATCTTCACTGCTACGAGGGACGGATTGTATCATTTTAGTTGTGTGATTTATGGGGACAGGGGAGATGATATTGGTTACCAACTCAACAAGAACGAATCTATATACGTGAAGGGATACTCAAACAACGGAGCATACGAAGCCAGTACTCTCAGTGTATTGATGGAATTAAAGAAAGGAGATCGGGTTTATATCCAGCATAGACACAAAGGCAACACTGATAAAGTAATTGGTAGTGACCATTCATCATTTGGCGGCTATTTTTTGCAAGAATAA